The DNA segment TAGCCGCGTTTGTTGTCCAGGATGGCACGCCCTGTCCAATCAATGAGTTCAAGATAGTCATTGAGCCGAAACGGCAGGCCCTTGGGCATGTCCTGGCGAGGGTAGCCGACGAAGGGCACCAAGCCGTCGGGTGTTTCATTATTGTCTGCGCGATCCTGATTGCGTTTGAGTTGATCTGTCCGTTCTGCAATGGAGGTGTAGTCGGATTCCTCCGGGGTCTGTGCCACCCCTGCCCTGACCGGATTGAGGTCCACATAGGCCATGCAGGCCATCAGGGCCTTTTCATCCAGCAGGGCCTGGGATTTGTAGCGGCCCTCCCAGTAGCGACCGGTGCAGTCGTCCTCTTGGTTGGCCTGACGGGCGATCGGTTCGTTGAGACAGCGCATGAACCAGCTGATGCTGTGCAGCCGTTTGCGCCATTTTGTCAGTAGTGCCGAAACCGTTTCCTGCTCTGCACGGGTAATGGCGTCTTGAGAGAGATAACGCTGGACGAGTACTGGGAGCGAGAAGAGACGCTCCCAGCGTGTGATCACCTCTTGCTCGCTCCACTCAGCGGCACGTTCTGTATCCACATGGAGGATGACATGGTAGTGATTCGACATCACGGCATAGGCGCAGATGTCGATGGCGAAAACATCAGTCAGCAGTTTCATGCGATCGACGATCCATTGGCGGCGATGTTCATAGCTTTTGCCGGTATGGGTGTCCACACCACAGAGGAAGGCGCGGCGCACGCAGCGGGAGACGCAGTGGTAATAGGGGGTTTCTTCCAGTAGAACAAGGGCTTTCCTTGGCTTGGGCATCGTATCACTCCTTGATAGCTGATGGTGGTTAGAGATTGCCAGAGTTATTAAATTTTGGCAAATTAGCAATGGTTGTCCGGTTTATTGGGATTTGAGGATCGAATGGAAGTAAATTACGTACTTATAGATTTTGAAAATGTGCAACCTAAGAATTTAGAGATTCTTTCAAGGCACCCATTTAAAATCTTGGTTTTCGTAGGAGCAAATCAAACTAAGGTATCCTTTGACCTAGCTTCTGCGATGCAAACACTGGGAAGTGACGCGAAATACATAAAAATAGCTGGAAATGGACCAAATGCATTAGATTTTCATATTGCATTTTACATAGGCGAATTAGCGTCAAAAGATCAAAGTGCTCACTTCAATATTATTTCAAAAGATAAAGGTTTTGATCCTTTAGTGGCACATTTAAAAACGAGGGGTTTCAAAGTGCAGAGGTCTAGTGATCTTGCGGAGATCCCCATTCTAAGGGTGTCTGGCGACACAAGCACTGATGAGAAAATTTCTACCATAGTTACAAATTTAATTAGCAGAGGCCAGGCAAGGCCAAGAAAAGTCAAAACTTTACAAAACACTATTAATACTCTATTTACAAAGAAACTTGATAACGAAGAAATGCAGAAGGTTGTAAGCACACTGAGTCAGCAGAAATATATTCAAATAAATGATGGCAATGTTTCATACAATCTTAAAAAAACACACTAACAATGGCCTTCACAAGGATTCGCTACACTGCGTTCCGCTCTCCTGTGAGGCCGAGCGTTAGCGCGCAACATGAACAACATAGACCCACTACTAAAAAAGACATATGGAGAAAGGCTCGTTGAGTACTGTGAGAATAATGAAATTTTCATCCCAAGCGGTTTTCAAACAAGAAAATGTCATAAGTTCGCAATTATCAATCTAAGTAGCAACCCAAAGAAACTTTGCGCATTAACAACTTATATGCCCAATAATGTAACTGAGATAATCCAAAAGCTAGAGCTAGAAAAAGGTAAGCAAGATTGGCTTGTCCTAGACATGAAAAGGTGCTGCACTGTTGAGATAGAAGGTAATAAAACAAGGAAAATTAAGGATATAGAAATTGAAAAATATAAACCATCACCAATTTAGCGCTAAATAGGCCATCCAAGGAATCATAGAGTTGAACCAGCAATTAAAAAATGAATTGCAGTTGATGCAACAGGAAGATCAACGAGCTTTGCAGGAATTAATCGATAGCGGGGAGTTGGGTACCACTGAATACCACCCTAGAATGAAAGCAGTACATGAAAAGAAAAACACACGCATCAAAGAAATTATCAGCCACTATGGTTGGCCGGGTTTTAGTTTAGTCGGCAAAGAAGGATCAAAGGCTGCCTGGTTAGTAGTTCAGCATGCGGTTTTGGATACAGATTTCATGGGCAAATGCTTACCCCTATTACAAGATGCAATAAATCAGGGTGAGGCAGAAGGGTGGTGCCTGGCATACCTTCAAGACAGGATGCTTACAATGTCCGGTAAGCCTCAAATATATGGCACTCAGCATGATATTGACGAAAATGGAATTGCCCATCCATTGCCAATTGAAGAGCCTGAAAAAGTTGAAACGATACGCAAGAAAGTAGGGCTTGAGCCACTTTCTGATGCTACGAGACGAATTCAAGAAAGGCACAATTTAACGGTGGCCAATCGTCGTGAAAATAATGGCTAACAAAGCATCGCACAGGTGAACGCGTCGTTAGCAGGCCGGGAAGCAATCTGGTGAAAGTTGTTGTTCTGCCTTGGGTCACGAGTAGGCACACGATGATGATGTTAGGCAGCCACATAACCATACGTTTTCAGCCGATGCAAAGACCGCGCGGCTGAAACACGACAATAAAGGATTTATCAAACCATGAAGCCAAGAATTAGCATGATCACACTCGGTGTACGCGATCTGGGGGCAGCAATTGAATTCTACGAAAAAGGATTAAGTTTCCCGCGAATGGAATCGCCGCCCGAAGTGGCGTTTTTCACTCTCAATGGCACATGGCTTGGTCTCTACGGGCGTGAAGCATTGGCGGAAGATGCAACGGTTTCTTCAGAAGGCACAGGGTTCGCAGGCTTCACGCTGGCCCACAATGTCGATTCTGAAAAAGAAGTTGATGAGGTGGTTGCTCAGGCGGTATCGGCAGGCGCAACCTTGGTCAAGAAGCCCCAGAAGGTGTTCTGGGGAGGCTACAGCGGCTACTTCAAGGATCTCGATGGCCATCTTTGGGAGGTGGCCCACAATCCGTTGTTCTGGGTAGGCCCTGAAGATGAAAATTCATAACAAGACAATTTCGCACGGATGGCAAAATGCGCCGTTCGTTCCTGGCTACGCTTTTTGCATCAGGTGAATTGCGACATTAGCATACCCTGGAAAAGAGCAAGAGGGATCATGCGCACGGTCTGATGAAGATTTCTCGAGAACAAGCGGGCCTCATCTATCTGGTCTTCTCCGTGGTGGCCGGTCTCATCTGCCTGCGCCTGCTTTGGGGCTCTTCCGACCATCTGCTCCAGTTTGCCGCTGCCGTCGGCTGCGGCTTTGCCGCCTATCTCCTTGGAAGAGAGGGAACCAGGCGCAGGACGCCCGTGTTCCGTGACCTGAATGCTATTTCGGACCTCGCCAAGCGCTACCATATCCCCGTTGCTATCTATCTGCGTCGCTTTCACGAAGACTCCGGGGGCTGGTCGAACGAAGAGGAGATCGCCCTGGGGCTCGGTGACTATGCCCTTTTCGTTGCTATCGGCCGCCCGGGTGAGAAACTACCGACACAGGGCGCTTTTCGGCTCTATGTCTCCGATCCGGAGTGGCGTGACAGGGTCATGGAGCTCCTTTCCATGGCATCGCTGGTTTTCATGCGTTGGGCGCCAGGCGGGCATCTTGGTTGGGAACTGGAACAGGTTAATAGGATGAACATGCTGTACCGTACCGCATTCGTTGTGCCGAGGCTTCCTCCAGGAACCAACCTGGACGAGTTTCTACCAGAGCAGGTTTCCCAGCTGATTGACGTCAAAGCGTTGCAAGTGCATCTGCAGGAATCTCAGGCGCTCCTCACACTCCGGGATGACGGAGGAGTCTCTATCCACCGTCTGCCCAAAGAGATCGACGATCAGGACGATCGCAAACCCTTTGAGCACCTGGTGATCGCTTTGGCTGAGGAACTCAGGTTGTCTTCTCTCGATCGCTCCAAAAGAGTCGCCCTGAGGCGCCTGTATGGTCGAACCGAACGTATTGTGCTTATCGTGGGCAGGATCCTGGTAGTGATCCCGAGCCTGGCAGTCGCATTCGTTGCCGTTATCCTTGTCGATCTATTCACTCCCTTTGACATTCTTCCCCTGAGTTGGGACCTCGACCTCATCTTATCCGCTTTAGGATCGGCGGTATTGGCATCAGTAGTGGTCCTCTTTCTGGGTGCGGCGCTGATATCGAGACTGACTGGACGCAGTTGAGGCATTGTTCCTCACTGGTCCTCACTGGGACATCCGGCATCACAACCGCTCCTTTGTATCCAATACGTGGCGATTGATGTTAATTCACAACCTAAATATAAACCCTCATTCGAGTAAATGTTCATAACGTTTATCAGTAAGGATCTTCATGAAGGCCACCAGCGCATCGATGCGCTTGTCGTCCAGAGCGGGACCGGTCTCCAGTTCCTGTAGCGAGATGTTTTCATTCACCTCCGGGGCTCCCCACTGTTTGCCGCTCTCCGGATTGATCTGGCGTTTCGTGCTACGGCTGTTGTACTTGTTGTAGAACACCACAACGGTACGCAGATCCTGAAACACACCGTTATGCATATAGGGCCCGGTCACTGCAACATTGCGCAGCGTCGGCACCTTGAACTTACCATCCTGGTTTGGATCATCGACCTGGGGATTGTCCAGCAGCCCGTGATCGATATGGTCTTCAGCAACACCGTTCAGCTTTCGAACGACCCGATTCACCGGCACACCGATGTTGTGATATTCGTAGTTGGAAAATGTCTCGCCTTCGCTGCCGGGTAACTGTTTGAGCTGATGGCAGAGATTGCAGTTACTGAACTGCTGGGAGAAAAACAGGGTCATCCCCAGGTCCTCCTGGAGGGTGAGTTCGTACTCGCCACGCAGATAACGGTCATATTTTGAGTCGAAGGGGGCAAACAGCCCGGTCTTCTCAAACGCGGCAATACTCTCCGCCATGGCGGCATAGGCCCGCTCAGCGTCATTGAAGATATGCTTGCCGTAAAACTGCTCAAAGGCAGTGGTGTAGGCGCTGTTCTCCATCAGTCGTTCCACTACGGCGGCCTTGCCGGGCATGCCCATCTCGATGGGATTGGTGGGTGGTCCACCCGCCTGCCCTGCCAGGTCCATCTCACGTCCGTCATGAAACTGACCGCCCACATACTTACCCTCTTCATTCAACTGAAAGCCTGGGCTGAAAGCGGCATAGGCAGCAGTGGGCGCATTCCGATCGCCCAAGGATTTGCCATCGTCACCCAGGGATACCGCGCCCCCCACACCATTGTCGCGACCATCGGCAAATCCGCTCTCCGGCGAGTGGCAGGTGGCGCAGGCCTGGGTGCGGTTTTTGGACAGGCTCTTGTCGAAAAAGAGCGCCTGACCCAAGGCCTCAACACTATCGAATGCGGCCATCGATGGCAGGGTCACCATGATGCCCGCGAATGTAACTATTGATGTTGCCAGTAACCCTAATCGCACCGTTGTTCTCCCAATGAAACGTCGAATAACAAAATGAATCCGTCAGATTCGCAGCATATGATTGTCCCAGCGAGACTCCCCTGCCTTGATCAACGGCAGCGGATGTATCTCCTCTTCACCGATCCGGTATCGATACACGCCACCCTGTCCGCTGCTAAGAATAAATTGACCGGGCTCAGTGCCTGCGGCGATACCGCAGCCGTCCGTCACATCCACTTGTCCCAGGTAGCCTCCCCTATCCACACTCCAGAAAGTCACCAGGCCGCCCCGTGGAGAAGAGACGGCAAACACTACCCCCGAACTATCGACACAGACACTGCCGCAATAGTTACGCATGCGCCTTTGTACAGATGCCGGGGCATGCAGGAGGCGGATCGCCTCGCCACGTCTGTGCATGCCGATCAATGGCGGCTGCCGGGTACGACTGCCCTGGTACTGCATCACGCAGCAGACCTGGTCATCCGGGGTAATCGCCAGGTGGCGGATACTGTTCTTGTGCAGCCCATCGGCGAGAAACCACTGCTCTAACAACGCTCCGCTATGGGAGTCGATGTAGGTCAATGATGGCTGCATATCCGCAAGGTTGAGCTTGGCACGCCCGCTATCCGGGTGGGTCCGGATACCGCCGTTGGCCACCACCAGGGTTACACCATCCGACAGCATGCCCAGTTCATGGGGGCCGATGCCATAGGACGGATACTCATCCACCTGCCGGTACCCCTGCTGTACATCCCGTACCCCGATCACGCCCTTGCCGTTGGCGAAATCGTTCTCCGTTGTATAGAACCAGCGGCCATCCGGGGAGAACAGGCCATGGCCGTAAAAGTGCCGCTCTGTTCGACTCTCCAGTCTGTATCTCAACCGGCCCGTATTCAGCTCGATGACAAGCAGGTATTGGCCAGGACGACGCGCCACTGCCACGGCTTGCCGCCTATCGGGGGATAGGGCCATGGCATGACCCCGACCCGGTAAGCCAAGCCTGAACTGCTGCAAGCCGTACTCATTGAAGCCACTGATATAGTGGTTGCCGTCCCCATCGGCGTGGGCACTCAGATAACTTGCCTGCCCCGACCCGGTGGCAACAACCGGTAATATCGGGAGCAGGGTCAGACCGCTGGTGAGTTGGAGAAATCGACGCCGTTTCACGCTGACACCTCAATTTAAAAATAAAGTCGCAGCTGCATTTACTCAATCACCATCCAGGCTGTTAAAGCCAAGGGATAGACCCAGCGCCCTGGGCAGCCGGGTGGCGATCAGACGTTTGAGGGCACGACTGTCATCAAGCAACTGCTGCAGTCTGCCGTGGTCTTGCGAGCCTTTTTGTATTTCATAGAGCGGCAGCTCGATCTTTTCCGCACTGAGTAAGGCCTTGTTGAATCCACTACGAATTTCAGCATCCAGCACCCTGTCCGCCACCGCCGCTGAGAAACCGACCCGATACAACTCCTCGCTGGCCTTAAGGTTCAGCCGGATGTTGCGCAATGAACGACGGCTGCGCCATGACTCGGCGCGGCGTAGCCTGTAACCCTTCATGGGGCGCAGCAGCTTGTTGTCGACGATGACCTGCAACTGAGTATGGAGATTGTTGAGCAGGCGGCTGCTCACCTCTTCGCTGCTTTCAAAATAGTCATTGCCCTGCTCCGCACCCAGTACCAGATCAGCATATGCCACATCGCCCGGCAGCCAATCCTCGACCACGCCGGATGACATGTGTGCGATATTCCGGGCAATGGCCATAACCAACTCGCAGCGATAGCTGGCTGTATCGCCGGATGTAAACTCAGCCAGCTGCAACTCGGCGGGAAACAGCAGGCGCTCCAGGCTGGTGAAACCCTGTACCGCCACACTGATATGAGGAAAACGATCCGGCAACAATATTCCCCTATCCTGTTTAGCCAACAGCTGGCGTAACTGTTTGGCGCCGGTGCCGTGTTTGTCCGGCCACAACTGGTAACGGTTGTAGCGCAGATACATCTCCACCGGGCCGAAACGCATGTGCTGGATGCCCATCCAGTCATCCATGGCTGCATGGTAGGCCCCGCGCAGTTGCTCCAACGCTTGCAAATCCGGTGCCTTGCAGAACCGGGTGGCCCGTCGCGAAAGCATCCTGCCGCTCTCGGCCAGACGTTCATAACGGGGCAGCAGATGTTGATCCAGGATTACCCGGTTGGCCGCCTGCCAACCCGTATCGGCACCCCTGCTGTTACTGCTCAATAGCAATCCCAGCAATGCGCCTGTGAGGAGTACGGGTGTAATAAAACTATTTCGGTACATACCCAGTCTCTATAGGGATTGAATAAATCGAATCAGTTCGGCACGCTGCAAACGGCTCATCGCCGCCACTTTGTCCCGGGAGGCCTGTGCCTCGCCGCCATGCCAGAGGATCGCCTCCAACACTGTCCGCGCACGACCGTCATGGAGGAAGTAACGGTTACCGTTCACGGTTGCACTCAGGCCTATACCCCAGAGCGGCGCAGTACGCCATTCGCGCCCGCCGGCCTCCCCTTCCGGACGCCTGTCCGCCAACCCATCGCCCATGTCATGCAGCAACAGGTCGGTATAGGGCCATATCAGCTGACCGGCATGTTCCGGATCGATGGTCTCTTCTGCAGTGATATATTTCGGCTTGTGACAGTCGATGCAGCCAGTCTCATAGAAGAGCTGCTTGCCCCTGAGCACCTCCGGTGCTCCCGCTTCACGCCGTTGGGGGACGGCCAGGTTACGGCTATAGAGGGCCGTCCAAGCGGTGGTCTGAGAAGGGGTTTCGAGGTTTTCATACTGGGCCGAGTTGCCGTTGGGCGCCTCCTGGCATGCCGTCTGACGTTGAGTACAGTCACCGGATGCATCCCGGTGCAAAGGGACAGAGATACCAATATCTGCGAAAAAGGCGCTCTGGGACTGCTCATCCACGGTTGCGGTGCCGGCCTTCCAGCCAAAACGACCCGGCACCACCCTGCTGTAGTGAAAACTCCAGACCCGGTTCAGCCTGCCGGAGATGCCATCACCATCCCGATCATCGGGATCGGCATTGGCCTCAAGATCCGACACCTTTATGGCTTCCAGCAGACCCAGGCCGATCATCTGCGGCGCGATACGTGGAGAGATCATGGTATCGGGCTGCATGGCGCCGTAACCCAGATCCCTAATGGTGTAACTAGGTTTACGCAGCCATACCTTTTCGTTATCGGCCAGGACGACTTCGATCTCTTCATAGTCGATTCTCACCTGACCCTCTGCCGTGAGTCCCCTGACGGCGAAATTCTGCAGCTGACTACCGTAAGTGGGTTCCGGAATGGTACTGACCATATGCTTGTTCAGTTGTGTTCGCTGGAGTTCATCCCGGGGTGGGACGCTCAAATGCAGCACAAAGGAGTTGGCGCTGCCACCATCATCTTCCAGGGGGCGTCCCCGGCCGTTGCCCTTGTGACAGAGCAGGCAGGCACGCGCATTGAACAGGGGGCCGAGTCCGTCGGCCGCCTGGGTGGCGGTGGGTGCGGAGACCCATAGACGTTTAAACATCGCCTTGCCCAGGGTGAAGTCGAGCCGTCGCTCAACACTCATGTTGGCCGAGGGATGTGAGAAGGCCCGCTTATCCGCCGCCATGGAATGGGTGGCGGCGCCACCGGGATAGATCTCATCGACTTCCGGCTTGGAAAAGTCCGTGGTTGGTCTGGTCAGATCCACACCACCGGCAGCGGCAACTGCATAGATCAGCAGCGCGAGAGCAACAAGCATGTATTGGCTGGGTTTCACTATTGGCCTGGCTGACAGATCGCCGACAGGGGCGGTATGGATGACTACTCAAACACCTTGTTCGGTGCATCCAGGCTGTCGGATCCCTCGAAGGCAATCGGCGTCAGATCGAGTACGGCAACCGCTCTCTCTATCCCCTTGGTCTGGGCAACCAGTGCATCGACCGCAGCCAATACCTTGGCGTTGCCCGCCTTGTTGCCCTCAGCGATAAGCTGATCGTAGGCGACCCCGTCTTTCTCGGCACTGTCCACCAGGGCCTGCATCCTGGTCAGGGTATGATCCAACTGATCCTGTAGCGCTTTATCGATGGATGGATTTTTAGCAGCCACCAGGTCTGACATGCTTGGTCCGCTGATCCTGCTGCCATTGATGCGGGTATAGCTCCCGGTGTAGACATTTTTCACGCCCAGGGCATCGTAGTAGTGGGACCAATGGGTGTTGTCGCTGAAACAGTCATGCTCCTCCTCCGGATCATGCAGCATCACACCCAGCTTCATGCGTTCACCCGCCAGCTCACCATAGGACAGGCTGCCCATGCCAGTGAGGATGGTGCCTATACCTTTAAGGGGGTTACCCCTGGAGAGCGCGCTCCGTGCCTCGCCACCCGGTGCCCACTGGGCAGTCATCCAACTCAACTCATCAATCAACAGCTCGGTTGTGGCAGATAGATAGGCGGCTCGACGTTGGCAGTTGCCCGATGTGCAGTTGGCGCTATCGAAATCACTCGCGGGGCGTGTCCCTGCACCGGGACCGTTGCCATTCAGGTCCTGACCCCAAAGCAGAAATTCGATGGCATGGTAACCGGTGGCCACGTTGGCCTCGATCTCATCCAACTCATGCAGGGTCTCAGCCAGCAGCTGCTTGGTGATCTTAGTGGCATCGATCTCCCTGCCCCCCACCTTGATCCGCTTATGGGCAATGATATTCGCGGTGTAGTAGGGATTCTCGTCGGATTCGTCACCGTAGCTGGCGGCGACATAATCGATCAGGCCCTCATCCAGCGGCCATGCGTTGACCTTGCCCTCCCAGTCATCAACGATGGGGTTGCCGAAACGGTAGGCTTCAGTCTGCTGATAAGGGATGCGAGCGTTCTTCCATGCCTCCTTCGCAGCAGCGAGGTTGGCCTCACTGGGCTCGGAGACCAACTCATTGACACTTTTCCGCAGTATCTTGGCGGTGATCAAGGAGTCCTGGTACATGGCATGGGCCAGGTCGGCATAGTGAGACAGTACAGCCTTTTCATCGGGGGCTGCCCATGCAGGAGAAACCAAGACCATACTCGCAACCAGAAACAGGAGTGTTTTCATCATCATATAACCTCTGAAATGATAAGTGCTGGGCTGGCTTGCGTAACGCTGGCTTACCGTTAATGTCTATGTGTAGATGCAACTATTTAGTGAGGATCAACTTGCCATATCGTGTGATCTTCAGCTGATACTCACTACCCTTATGCATGATCACTAACCGACTTTGCCCCTGAAACAGGTCGGTACTATTCAACCGAATAGGAAGATTGGAAGTCTCCGCTTTTATGGGCCTGGTGGGGGAGTCACCACTGGAAAAGCTCATCTGAAATCACCTTGTTGCCTTAAATTAAATGCGAATGATAATGATTTTTATTTGCAAGTCAACAAATTTATCCGAATTTGTTGCCATCGGGAGAATGAAATTGGTTTATTGCTTGAATTTTTATTGATAATGATTATTATTTGTATTTAAATGTCTGACGACAGTGTTATTCATTGAGCGCGGGGCCAGTAAGCTCAACACCCGGTTCTGAGCGTTGTTGCGCTGTCCAGGACAAGTCATCGTTATTGAATCAAGGCAATCAACTAGTACCAGGTAGTTGAATATTATTAATCTCCGGATTAGCAAGCGATAAGCCTTCCATCGATAGGCAGCCAGCCAAACTGGACTCAGTGTTACAGCATGGAGGTAGGTATGGCTGCAATGAAAGTTGAATCTCTACTCGACATATATCTGCAAATTGATGCGGAGATCCTCCTCTCCCGTATCGGCTTTCTCATATGGCGTTACCAAATATCCCGTTCAAGGAGAATGGCCTGTGCCGTTGTCCGTCACATAGAGG comes from the Candidatus Thiodiazotropha sp. CDECU1 genome and includes:
- a CDS encoding DUF1513 domain-containing protein, yielding MKRRRFLQLTSGLTLLPILPVVATGSGQASYLSAHADGDGNHYISGFNEYGLQQFRLGLPGRGHAMALSPDRRQAVAVARRPGQYLLVIELNTGRLRYRLESRTERHFYGHGLFSPDGRWFYTTENDFANGKGVIGVRDVQQGYRQVDEYPSYGIGPHELGMLSDGVTLVVANGGIRTHPDSGRAKLNLADMQPSLTYIDSHSGALLEQWFLADGLHKNSIRHLAITPDDQVCCVMQYQGSRTRQPPLIGMHRRGEAIRLLHAPASVQRRMRNYCGSVCVDSSGVVFAVSSPRGGLVTFWSVDRGGYLGQVDVTDGCGIAAGTEPGQFILSSGQGGVYRYRIGEEEIHPLPLIKAGESRWDNHMLRI
- a CDS encoding DUF6624 domain-containing protein; its protein translation is MNQQLKNELQLMQQEDQRALQELIDSGELGTTEYHPRMKAVHEKKNTRIKEIISHYGWPGFSLVGKEGSKAAWLVVQHAVLDTDFMGKCLPLLQDAINQGEAEGWCLAYLQDRMLTMSGKPQIYGTQHDIDENGIAHPLPIEEPEKVETIRKKVGLEPLSDATRRIQERHNLTVANRRENNG
- a CDS encoding imelysin family protein, translating into MYRNSFITPVLLTGALLGLLLSSNSRGADTGWQAANRVILDQHLLPRYERLAESGRMLSRRATRFCKAPDLQALEQLRGAYHAAMDDWMGIQHMRFGPVEMYLRYNRYQLWPDKHGTGAKQLRQLLAKQDRGILLPDRFPHISVAVQGFTSLERLLFPAELQLAEFTSGDTASYRCELVMAIARNIAHMSSGVVEDWLPGDVAYADLVLGAEQGNDYFESSEEVSSRLLNNLHTQLQVIVDNKLLRPMKGYRLRRAESWRSRRSLRNIRLNLKASEELYRVGFSAAVADRVLDAEIRSGFNKALLSAEKIELPLYEIQKGSQDHGRLQQLLDDSRALKRLIATRLPRALGLSLGFNSLDGD
- the hemP gene encoding hemin uptake protein HemP, which gives rise to MSFSSGDSPTRPIKAETSNLPIRLNSTDLFQGQSRLVIMHKGSEYQLKITRYGKLILTK
- a CDS encoding di-heme oxidoreductase family protein — its product is MLVALALLIYAVAAAGGVDLTRPTTDFSKPEVDEIYPGGAATHSMAADKRAFSHPSANMSVERRLDFTLGKAMFKRLWVSAPTATQAADGLGPLFNARACLLCHKGNGRGRPLEDDGGSANSFVLHLSVPPRDELQRTQLNKHMVSTIPEPTYGSQLQNFAVRGLTAEGQVRIDYEEIEVVLADNEKVWLRKPSYTIRDLGYGAMQPDTMISPRIAPQMIGLGLLEAIKVSDLEANADPDDRDGDGISGRLNRVWSFHYSRVVPGRFGWKAGTATVDEQSQSAFFADIGISVPLHRDASGDCTQRQTACQEAPNGNSAQYENLETPSQTTAWTALYSRNLAVPQRREAGAPEVLRGKQLFYETGCIDCHKPKYITAEETIDPEHAGQLIWPYTDLLLHDMGDGLADRRPEGEAGGREWRTAPLWGIGLSATVNGNRYFLHDGRARTVLEAILWHGGEAQASRDKVAAMSRLQRAELIRFIQSL
- a CDS encoding transposase produces the protein MPKPRKALVLLEETPYYHCVSRCVRRAFLCGVDTHTGKSYEHRRQWIVDRMKLLTDVFAIDICAYAVMSNHYHVILHVDTERAAEWSEQEVITRWERLFSLPVLVQRYLSQDAITRAEQETVSALLTKWRKRLHSISWFMRCLNEPIARQANQEDDCTGRYWEGRYKSQALLDEKALMACMAYVDLNPVRAGVAQTPEESDYTSIAERTDQLKRNQDRADNNETPDGLVPFVGYPRQDMPKGLPFRLNDYLELIDWTGRAILDNKRGYIPDNQPPILERLQIDTNHWLYMTQNFESRFKGFVGMSHRLTATCRRLKYRRTPNLGAVRLLLT
- a CDS encoding PIN domain-containing protein; amino-acid sequence: MEVNYVLIDFENVQPKNLEILSRHPFKILVFVGANQTKVSFDLASAMQTLGSDAKYIKIAGNGPNALDFHIAFYIGELASKDQSAHFNIISKDKGFDPLVAHLKTRGFKVQRSSDLAEIPILRVSGDTSTDEKISTIVTNLISRGQARPRKVKTLQNTINTLFTKKLDNEEMQKVVSTLSQQKYIQINDGNVSYNLKKTH
- a CDS encoding ATP dependent RNA helicase, which encodes MAAMKVESLLDIYLQIDAEILLSRIGFLIWRYQISRSRRMACAVVRHIEALCHHPEFDSSTTPYCGYHRSLNHWRLLAGETHALVETA
- a CDS encoding cytochrome-c peroxidase, yielding MRLGLLATSIVTFAGIMVTLPSMAAFDSVEALGQALFFDKSLSKNRTQACATCHSPESGFADGRDNGVGGAVSLGDDGKSLGDRNAPTAAYAAFSPGFQLNEEGKYVGGQFHDGREMDLAGQAGGPPTNPIEMGMPGKAAVVERLMENSAYTTAFEQFYGKHIFNDAERAYAAMAESIAAFEKTGLFAPFDSKYDRYLRGEYELTLQEDLGMTLFFSQQFSNCNLCHQLKQLPGSEGETFSNYEYHNIGVPVNRVVRKLNGVAEDHIDHGLLDNPQVDDPNQDGKFKVPTLRNVAVTGPYMHNGVFQDLRTVVVFYNKYNSRSTKRQINPESGKQWGAPEVNENISLQELETGPALDDKRIDALVAFMKILTDKRYEHLLE
- a CDS encoding VOC family protein codes for the protein MKPRISMITLGVRDLGAAIEFYEKGLSFPRMESPPEVAFFTLNGTWLGLYGREALAEDATVSSEGTGFAGFTLAHNVDSEKEVDEVVAQAVSAGATLVKKPQKVFWGGYSGYFKDLDGHLWEVAHNPLFWVGPEDENS
- a CDS encoding imelysin family protein, producing the protein MMMKTLLFLVASMVLVSPAWAAPDEKAVLSHYADLAHAMYQDSLITAKILRKSVNELVSEPSEANLAAAKEAWKNARIPYQQTEAYRFGNPIVDDWEGKVNAWPLDEGLIDYVAASYGDESDENPYYTANIIAHKRIKVGGREIDATKITKQLLAETLHELDEIEANVATGYHAIEFLLWGQDLNGNGPGAGTRPASDFDSANCTSGNCQRRAAYLSATTELLIDELSWMTAQWAPGGEARSALSRGNPLKGIGTILTGMGSLSYGELAGERMKLGVMLHDPEEEHDCFSDNTHWSHYYDALGVKNVYTGSYTRINGSRISGPSMSDLVAAKNPSIDKALQDQLDHTLTRMQALVDSAEKDGVAYDQLIAEGNKAGNAKVLAAVDALVAQTKGIERAVAVLDLTPIAFEGSDSLDAPNKVFE